A single region of the Anaerostipes rhamnosivorans genome encodes:
- the treR gene encoding trehalose operon repressor, which yields MPKSIFETIYKDLKEKIEAQQYIYQELLPSENTMVEIYGCSRNTIRRAVKLLAESGYVQSMHGKGVRVIYQPVDQTSFTIGGIESFKESAARNHRNAFTKVVLFTELLADERISKKTGFLKGSELYYIQRVRYLDKKALILDVNMFLKSAVPGLTKEIAEHSVYDYIEQELGMQIVTSKRKMTVEHSTQIDEKYMELGDYHCLAVITSQTFNSDGVMFEYTQSRHRPDYFCFQDTAVRKR from the coding sequence ATGCCAAAATCAATATTTGAGACTATATATAAAGACCTAAAAGAGAAAATAGAAGCACAGCAGTACATTTACCAGGAACTGCTCCCTTCTGAAAATACGATGGTTGAGATCTACGGCTGTTCCCGCAACACCATACGCCGTGCAGTCAAGCTCCTGGCCGAATCAGGTTATGTTCAGTCAATGCACGGAAAGGGTGTCCGTGTCATCTATCAGCCAGTGGACCAGACCTCCTTCACCATCGGAGGGATCGAGTCCTTCAAAGAGTCCGCGGCGCGCAACCACAGAAACGCTTTCACTAAAGTGGTTCTTTTTACAGAGCTTCTTGCTGATGAGAGAATCTCCAAGAAGACAGGTTTTTTAAAGGGAAGTGAGCTTTATTATATCCAGCGGGTCCGGTATCTGGACAAAAAAGCCCTGATCCTGGACGTAAACATGTTCTTAAAATCCGCGGTTCCGGGACTCACAAAAGAAATCGCTGAGCACTCTGTCTATGATTATATTGAACAAGAGCTGGGCATGCAGATCGTCACAAGCAAACGGAAAATGACAGTGGAACACAGCACCCAGATTGATGAAAAATATATGGAACTGGGGGATTATCACTGTCTGGCCGTCATCACCAGCCAGACGTTTAATTCGGATGGAGTCATGTTTGAGTATACCCAGTCCAGACACCGTCCCGACTACTTCTGTTTTCAGGACACGGCAGTGAGGAAACGCTGA
- the treP gene encoding PTS system trehalose-specific EIIBC component, which yields MGKYSQDAKELLRLVGGKSNIAAVTHCVTRMRFVLNDPGKADVKNIESMKTVKGTFTQAGQFQVIIGNAVSEFYKDFTEEAGIEGVSKDSVKQAAKKNQNLLQRGVAVVAEIFAPLIPAIIVGGLILGFRNCIDSMYIFENGTKTLCDISQFWKGIDSFLWLIGEAVFHMLPVGICWSVTKKMGTTQMLGIVLGLTLVSGQLLNAYSVASTAAADIPFWDFGFFKVDMIGYQAQVLPAILAALTLVYLERFFRKITPQVVSMIVVPFFSLVLSVIAAHFILGPIGWKIGSAISSVVYAGITGSFKVVFGAVFGFVYAPLVITGLHHMTNAIDLQLIADYKGTMLWPMIALSNIAQGSAVLAMCFLQRKKADAQEVNVPACVSCYLGVTEPAIFGVNLKYAFPFVCGMIGSSVAAVISVATKTAANAIGVGGIPGILSIKPASMLSFAAGMAAAVVIPFILTLIVGKKKGIGAEQEEETKTEVETDLKAYVSGKVIPLKDVKDGVFSEGVMGEGLAVLPDEGTVYAPASGTISVVMEESKHACGISLENGMELLLHIGIDTVAMGGAGFEYRITQGQKVKAGDPLIKFDREKIKKAGYSDAVICVMPEQGNTENLKIYTGMQAKAGETVVVSFDHKGGTDND from the coding sequence ATGGGTAAGTATTCACAGGATGCAAAAGAGCTTCTTAGGCTGGTGGGAGGTAAGTCCAATATCGCGGCTGTCACCCACTGTGTGACGCGAATGAGGTTTGTGCTTAACGACCCCGGCAAAGCCGATGTTAAAAACATCGAGTCCATGAAAACAGTCAAGGGAACCTTTACACAGGCAGGTCAGTTCCAGGTCATCATCGGAAACGCTGTCTCAGAGTTTTATAAGGATTTTACTGAGGAAGCGGGAATCGAAGGTGTGTCCAAGGACTCAGTGAAACAGGCGGCCAAGAAAAACCAGAATCTGCTGCAGAGAGGGGTAGCCGTGGTAGCAGAGATCTTTGCCCCTCTGATTCCGGCCATTATCGTGGGAGGTCTCATCCTCGGATTCAGAAACTGTATTGACAGCATGTATATTTTTGAAAATGGCACGAAGACACTCTGTGATATCAGCCAGTTCTGGAAGGGGATTGACAGTTTTCTCTGGCTGATCGGTGAGGCAGTCTTTCATATGCTTCCTGTGGGAATCTGCTGGTCTGTCACAAAGAAGATGGGAACCACGCAGATGCTCGGTATTGTCCTCGGTTTAACCCTTGTGTCCGGACAGCTTTTGAACGCCTACTCTGTGGCCTCCACAGCGGCGGCAGACATTCCATTCTGGGATTTTGGGTTCTTTAAGGTAGACATGATCGGATACCAGGCACAGGTGCTTCCAGCCATCCTCGCGGCCCTGACACTGGTCTATCTGGAACGGTTTTTTAGAAAGATCACGCCGCAGGTAGTGTCCATGATCGTTGTTCCGTTTTTCAGCTTAGTGCTCTCTGTGATCGCGGCCCATTTTATCCTCGGACCGATCGGGTGGAAGATCGGATCAGCCATTTCCAGCGTGGTATATGCAGGGATTACGGGATCCTTTAAGGTTGTGTTCGGCGCGGTTTTTGGGTTTGTCTATGCGCCGCTTGTGATCACTGGACTCCATCATATGACCAATGCCATTGATCTTCAGCTGATCGCTGACTATAAGGGAACAATGCTCTGGCCTATGATCGCTTTGTCCAATATCGCACAGGGATCTGCGGTTCTGGCCATGTGTTTCCTTCAGAGAAAGAAGGCGGATGCCCAGGAAGTTAATGTCCCGGCATGCGTATCCTGTTACCTGGGTGTCACGGAGCCTGCTATTTTCGGAGTTAATTTAAAATACGCATTCCCGTTTGTGTGCGGAATGATAGGATCTTCTGTTGCTGCGGTCATCAGTGTGGCAACCAAAACTGCGGCAAATGCCATCGGAGTGGGAGGTATCCCCGGTATCTTATCCATCAAACCGGCGTCTATGCTGTCCTTTGCGGCAGGCATGGCAGCGGCAGTTGTCATTCCGTTTATTTTGACACTGATCGTGGGAAAGAAAAAGGGGATTGGCGCAGAACAGGAAGAAGAAACCAAGACAGAAGTAGAAACAGATTTAAAGGCATATGTAAGCGGGAAAGTGATCCCTCTTAAGGACGTAAAGGACGGCGTATTTTCTGAAGGGGTCATGGGAGAAGGACTTGCGGTCCTGCCGGATGAAGGAACCGTGTATGCCCCGGCGTCAGGGACCATATCGGTTGTAATGGAAGAATCCAAACATGCCTGCGGGATTTCTCTGGAAAACGGCATGGAACTCCTGCTTCACATTGGAATTGACACAGTTGCCATGGGAGGCGCCGGATTTGAATATAGGATCACCCAGGGGCAGAAGGTGAAGGCCGGGGATCCGCTGATCAAATTTGACCGGGAGAAGATCAAAAAGGCAGGATACTCAGACGCAGTCATCTGTGTGATGCCGGAACAGGGAAATACAGAAAACCTTAAAATCTATACTGGAATGCAGGCAAAAGCGGGTGAGACAGTGGTCGTCTCATTTGATCATAAAGGAGGGACAGACAATGACTGA
- the treC gene encoding alpha,alpha-phosphotrehalase, whose protein sequence is MTEFKDKVIYQIYMKSFRDSDHDGFGDLKGVTEKLDYLQELGVDILWLTPFFSSPQNDNGYDISDYYSIDPLFGTMQDLEELIREAEQRGLSLMFDMVFNHTSTEHEWFRKAVSGDPEYMDYYIFKDGDPDTPPTNWISKFGGPAWEYLPNLGKWYLHLFDKTQADLNWNNPKVREELKQVVRFWKEKGIKGFRFDVVNLISKPEVFQDDMKGDGRRFYTDGPHVHEFLKELVRDTKIEDMVTVGEMSSTDIKNCIRYSRPEEKELSMCFNFHHLKIDYKSGDKWELMDPDRLELKRLLEDWQLNMQEQNGWNAVFWCNHDQPRIVSRLGDDKRYWKESAKMLAACIHLLRGTPYIYQGEEIGMTNPGFMEIGQYRDVESLNYYRIMREQGKTEQEALEVLRARSRDNGRTPMQWSSDKFAGFSDKEPWISIPDNYQTINAKAQRRDPDSVYAFYQKLIRLRKERSVIADGQIEFLFREHPDVMAYRRFHDQEEILAFHNLTKKEVVLPLESGAKEYRLVLGNYGELLTGQGALILRPYETAAIEAY, encoded by the coding sequence ATGACTGAGTTTAAAGATAAAGTGATTTACCAGATCTATATGAAATCTTTTAGGGATTCAGACCATGACGGCTTTGGTGATTTAAAAGGGGTGACAGAAAAACTGGATTATCTGCAGGAACTGGGCGTTGACATTCTCTGGCTGACTCCGTTTTTCTCATCTCCCCAGAATGACAATGGTTATGATATTTCAGATTATTACAGCATTGATCCGTTGTTCGGGACGATGCAAGACTTGGAAGAATTGATAAGGGAAGCAGAACAAAGAGGCCTGAGCCTGATGTTTGATATGGTGTTTAACCATACGTCCACAGAACATGAATGGTTTCGTAAGGCGGTTTCGGGGGATCCGGAATACATGGACTATTATATATTCAAAGACGGGGACCCGGACACACCTCCCACGAACTGGATCTCCAAATTTGGAGGACCGGCATGGGAGTATCTGCCGAACCTTGGTAAATGGTATCTTCATCTGTTTGACAAAACCCAGGCTGATTTAAACTGGAATAATCCCAAGGTGAGGGAGGAACTAAAGCAGGTGGTCCGTTTCTGGAAAGAAAAAGGGATCAAGGGGTTTCGGTTCGATGTGGTCAACCTGATCTCAAAACCGGAGGTTTTTCAGGATGACATGAAAGGTGACGGCCGGAGGTTTTATACAGACGGTCCTCATGTACACGAGTTTTTAAAAGAGTTGGTGAGGGATACAAAGATTGAGGATATGGTCACTGTGGGCGAAATGTCCTCAACGGATATTAAAAACTGTATCAGATACTCCAGGCCCGAGGAGAAAGAATTGTCCATGTGTTTTAACTTCCACCACTTAAAGATTGATTATAAGAGCGGGGATAAATGGGAGCTGATGGACCCGGATCGTTTGGAATTGAAACGGCTTTTGGAAGACTGGCAGCTTAATATGCAGGAGCAAAACGGATGGAATGCCGTGTTTTGGTGTAACCATGACCAGCCCCGGATCGTTTCCAGATTGGGGGATGACAAAAGGTATTGGAAAGAGTCAGCGAAAATGCTGGCTGCCTGTATCCATCTGCTTAGGGGAACCCCTTATATTTACCAGGGGGAAGAGATCGGCATGACAAATCCGGGGTTTATGGAGATCGGACAGTACCGGGATGTGGAAAGCCTGAATTATTACCGGATCATGAGAGAACAGGGAAAAACGGAGCAGGAGGCGCTGGAAGTGTTAAGGGCCAGATCCAGGGACAATGGCAGGACACCGATGCAGTGGTCCAGTGATAAGTTTGCTGGTTTTTCTGACAAAGAACCATGGATCTCCATACCGGACAATTACCAAACCATCAATGCAAAAGCACAAAGAAGGGATCCTGACTCAGTGTATGCTTTTTACCAAAAACTGATCCGCCTGCGGAAGGAAAGATCTGTGATCGCAGACGGACAGATTGAATTTCTTTTCAGGGAGCACCCGGATGTGATGGCCTACAGGCGCTTTCATGATCAGGAAGAAATACTGGCCTTTCATAACCTGACAAAAAAAGAGGTTGTTCTGCCTTTAGAAAGCGGGGCCAAGGAGTACAGACTTGTACTTGGGAACTATGGAGAGCTGTTGACCGGGCAGGGGGCTTTAATCCTGAGACCTTATGAGACGGCGGCGATAGAAGCATATTGA
- a CDS encoding InlB B-repeat-containing protein: MAQVSTQRELQSALSAKESLIQVTAGFPISSQINITYGVTIESLTSNNIFTLTKDASYFSYLFRVSGGSLTFQNIIIDGNKSSHEIGNTANRSLVYVTGGSLHLATGSVLQNNNAASQGGAVNLTSSVFAANTLVMDGNAEITGCHTVSNGGGIMVNSMNSQDRCTIAGQSLIDGNTAVSGGGIFCRSYTEGVSSSLSIGGEAHITNNAVSGAGGGVTFSGYRDGASAPSLLTLSGNCLISQNQAGSGGGIYYYASNSGDRLSMTENSSVTKNTASQNGGGIFMTVPSGSGLMDVDNASVSGNLAGTGGGIYLLADADVSVTVSGAGFESNSAAGGTSGSGGGLWIQNQSSQAKTDVSFDSVRLLNNQASAAGGGMFLAGGPGNLTFKADGTTVGGNLAGSNGGGLLVSSLGTASLQFGQTILKDNTADAYGGGMYYANLAAGTSAQIAMTDSTVSGNTAGQEGGGLRIGSNAGTLKTTLTDCTVSGNTARENSGGGIWNGGSHDTLTLAGSCIVTENSTEQGNGGGIYFNSDNGSLFLTGQTKITYNRADAKASTFGNHGGGLCIVPGKVTIQDDTEIAYNSALGYGGGLSASEQTSVSMTGGSIHDNRSSEYGGGVWNHDRSVFSLTGGSVYNNQAEYGGAFYNNLGGILSLTAGSLYANHATVGGGIYNASSSDTTVIGSNVFGKDRPNTASSYGQDIYNEGSLYTGGEREISNGVYLDNRSAVVKIQGSLSTGSLIQLENSGYVTPNAQGTPIVVGEGTASYPLLTQTDADAFRKPPAGFDGWEIRLSEDRTQVLLAPVNYTIHYENLMGASHTNLSSYTINTPDIRLNAPGPLPGYRFLGWFDAPSGGSRITIIPQGSTGDLTLYARWEAVSSYTVSYHGNESCCPMAHCVPWPLTVEEGSSFLISRQRPVRKGYRFLGWNTDPCGNGISYLPGMTVPGIQADLNLYAMWKKCCSFCMN; this comes from the coding sequence TCATATTTCAGCTACCTCTTCCGGGTCAGCGGCGGCTCCCTGACGTTTCAAAATATCATCATCGATGGAAACAAATCGTCCCATGAGATTGGCAATACGGCCAACCGCTCCCTTGTCTATGTCACGGGAGGCTCCCTTCACCTGGCTACAGGATCTGTTCTCCAGAATAACAATGCGGCATCCCAAGGCGGGGCTGTCAATCTCACCAGCAGTGTTTTTGCAGCAAACACACTTGTCATGGATGGCAATGCAGAGATCACCGGCTGCCACACAGTCTCAAACGGCGGCGGCATTATGGTCAATTCCATGAACTCACAGGACCGCTGTACCATTGCGGGCCAGTCTCTTATCGACGGCAATACTGCAGTCAGCGGCGGCGGCATCTTCTGCCGTTCCTATACAGAGGGTGTATCTTCTTCTCTTTCCATAGGAGGTGAAGCCCATATTACCAATAATGCCGTTTCCGGTGCCGGAGGCGGGGTCACCTTTTCCGGCTACAGGGACGGAGCCAGTGCCCCCTCCCTTCTTACACTGTCCGGTAACTGTCTGATCTCCCAAAACCAGGCTGGCAGCGGCGGAGGGATTTACTATTATGCCTCCAATTCAGGGGATCGGCTGAGCATGACAGAAAACAGTTCTGTAACAAAAAATACGGCTTCCCAGAACGGCGGAGGAATCTTTATGACTGTTCCTTCAGGAAGCGGCTTGATGGACGTAGACAATGCATCGGTCTCCGGCAATTTGGCTGGGACCGGAGGCGGCATCTATCTCCTGGCTGACGCCGATGTTTCCGTCACAGTCTCCGGGGCCGGATTTGAAAGCAACAGTGCCGCCGGGGGAACCTCTGGTTCCGGGGGCGGACTCTGGATACAAAATCAATCCAGCCAGGCTAAGACAGATGTTTCATTTGACAGCGTCCGGCTTCTCAATAACCAGGCATCGGCCGCAGGCGGCGGCATGTTTCTGGCAGGAGGTCCGGGAAACTTGACGTTCAAAGCAGACGGAACCACTGTGGGCGGCAATCTTGCCGGATCCAACGGCGGCGGGCTCCTTGTGAGTAGTTTGGGTACTGCCTCTTTGCAATTCGGCCAGACGATCCTAAAAGATAATACGGCAGACGCCTACGGCGGCGGTATGTACTATGCAAACTTAGCAGCAGGGACTTCTGCCCAAATCGCAATGACAGACTCTACTGTTTCTGGAAACACTGCGGGCCAGGAAGGCGGCGGCCTCCGCATCGGCTCCAATGCCGGAACACTTAAGACCACTCTGACGGACTGCACGGTCTCAGGAAACACTGCCCGCGAGAACAGCGGCGGCGGTATCTGGAACGGTGGCAGCCATGATACCCTGACTCTTGCCGGATCTTGCATCGTGACTGAAAACAGTACGGAACAGGGAAACGGAGGGGGCATCTATTTCAACAGCGACAACGGCTCCCTGTTTTTAACCGGTCAGACCAAGATTACTTACAACCGGGCTGATGCAAAGGCCAGCACGTTCGGAAACCACGGCGGAGGTCTATGCATTGTGCCCGGAAAGGTGACCATCCAGGATGACACTGAGATCGCATACAACAGTGCCCTTGGCTATGGAGGCGGACTGAGCGCCTCTGAGCAGACCAGTGTTTCCATGACGGGCGGCAGTATCCACGACAACCGTTCTTCAGAGTACGGAGGCGGTGTGTGGAATCATGACAGAAGTGTCTTCTCTTTGACAGGCGGAAGTGTATATAATAACCAGGCAGAATATGGAGGCGCTTTTTACAACAATCTGGGCGGAATCCTGTCACTGACTGCCGGTTCCTTGTATGCCAACCACGCCACCGTTGGAGGAGGCATCTACAATGCCTCCTCTTCCGATACGACAGTCATAGGTTCCAACGTGTTTGGCAAAGACCGCCCGAATACAGCTTCTTCCTATGGGCAGGATATCTACAACGAAGGCTCTCTGTATACGGGCGGGGAACGCGAGATTTCTAACGGAGTCTATCTGGATAACCGGTCCGCCGTTGTAAAGATCCAGGGCTCCTTAAGTACAGGATCTCTCATACAGTTGGAAAACTCAGGGTATGTGACTCCCAATGCACAGGGTACCCCTATTGTGGTGGGGGAAGGCACAGCTTCCTATCCTCTTCTCACCCAGACTGATGCCGATGCTTTCCGAAAGCCTCCTGCCGGATTTGACGGCTGGGAAATCCGCCTTAGTGAGGATAGGACCCAGGTTCTGCTGGCACCGGTCAATTACACGATCCACTACGAAAACCTGATGGGTGCCTCCCATACGAACCTTTCGTCTTATACGATCAATACCCCGGATATCCGTCTGAACGCACCCGGTCCTCTTCCGGGCTACCGTTTTCTCGGCTGGTTTGACGCTCCTTCCGGGGGCAGCCGCATCACTATCATTCCCCAGGGAAGCACCGGGGATTTGACACTCTACGCCCGTTGGGAGGCAGTCAGCTCTTATACTGTCTCTTACCACGGCAATGAATCCTGCTGTCCTATGGCTCACTGTGTCCCATGGCCTCTCACGGTGGAGGAAGGCAGCAGCTTCCTCATATCAAGACAGCGCCCAGTAAGGAAAGGGTACCGTTTCCTGGGCTGGAATACAGACCCCTGCGGCAATGGCATCTCCTACCTTCCGGGTATGACTGTTCCGGGCATCCAGGCAGACCTGAACCTCTATGCCATGTGGAAAAAATGCTGTTCCTTTTGTATGAACTGA